The nucleotide window AGAGAAGAGAGTCACTCTAACAGGTTTCCTGAAGACGTCCATCTTGTTTACTTTTGctgttgctctgtgttttctgagGTGTGTCTGCAGCAACGCTAAATCCCACATGACTTGAACAACTCTGATCGTATCTCCTTCAGCCTTAGATTTTCTGGTTAGTTTGGCAGCCTGACCCTACAAGTAGGTGCAGCCCTGACCAGGCTGACAGCTTTATAAGTTTCTTAGGAACAGATAAAAAAAGGTGGTACTAAAGGAGCAAaacttttcattagaaaaatgacTCACAGAATAAAAGGAAATCAAtttcttaaattaagaaaaaaacgtGCCCTTAAGATACTGGCATGAAattgcaaacaattttttttaaaaaaagcagttacaACGCGCAAGTTCCACCAGAAACAGAATCTGGTGAAACCACCATCTCCTCTCGGGCAAGGACCGGCTGCTGCCAACGCAGAATATAACCTAGGGGAGAAGACAACCTTCCTGTCCAAAGACTCTCCACGCTGCAGGGAAGGGCACTTTGCCTGCTTGGCCTGCTTGCAGCATAGCCTGAAGCTCTCCCACAGACAGGGCTGCACGCTGGGCACATACAGACCTCCTAATCTTTGTGCTCATCCACGGCCCAGTCCAACCTGGATCTGGGTCCTGAGGTTTTTTAGTAAAAGGACACGGGTTCAGCGAGCCACCTAGGACAGAAAAACTCAAGTAACGATGGCAAAAAAATCACAGGGTTCCCTGTGGAGTTGTTCCTAGCTAGGAGGTTTTAGAATCCGTTACTCTGCTGTCTTATTCCCCCAGCTTTGGCACTCTACTTGTGGAACCATGCAGCTTTCCATGCCAAGTCAATGAGTTAGGCTATAGCACGTCCTAGGGATACTCTTACAGTCAAAGTGATGAAATCTGATGCTTGAGGCCACTAGTACCCACCTCCAAGCTGCCAGTTTTCTGTCTATTCATTACACTAGGGCTACAAGGAACTGCTCCCAAAACCCCTCAGTTCTCAGATAAATCCCATAGCAAACACCAGAAGGTAGAGAGCAGTTGAAGcaatttgcttttgctgtttttcacCCAGCACAAGCCTTTTCTGCTCCGCTGGAATGTGCTCGGGACCCTGCCTCCACTTGTGTTTGTCGGTTGGCTGCAAACACAAGCCACAGTTGATGGCAGGATGTGGGGCTTTCAAAGCCCCTCCTCAGCTGGTTCGTAGCCAGCAATGTTACCCCCCGAGTAGCTACAGGCTCTGGATGGAGGTGCTACCGTAGCGATAACAGAGGAAAGAAGTGTGCAAGAGAGCACAGAATCGTATTTCTTGTAGCTAGTCCTTACACAAGGCTCAGGCTTACTGAAGGCTTGCAGGGCTGGACGGATGTGTactcctccccctcccagcagAGCTCAGAAGCATCTAGTTTtagaaactgctgcttttcagccCAGTTTTCAGGCTGGGCAGCCTGAAGCCCAGAGGAGCAGGATGGCTCACCCAGGCTCTGAGGCCACAAGCACCGGGGCTGGCTAGAAGGACAATCACTGCAGTCAAACGCCTTTCTCAGAGACTAGAACTCAGTCATTTTCTTATGCGtgtctgctttcttctgctcccGCTGCAGACTGGCTTCCTGGgcctgcagctgccccagctgtttGTGCGCATTAGCCAGCTTCTCCTCCAGCTGAGCTGTAGCAATGCTGTGCCTGAAAGCAAAAAGCATTATGGCAATGTCATCCTGCATGATAAGATCAAAGACATGTCATCATCCCAGGAGGGTTTGCCCTTTCCTGTGGGATTAGCGCAAGTGACCTGCTGAAAGCCAGGAagaacctgatgctccgcacAATCAGGGCTAGAAAATGTCCTCCTGTGATACAACAACACTGCAGAGATGGGCATGAGAAGGAAAGAACTCCAGTACCTTTCCTCAGAGACCCCCTCTCCTCGTCACAGGTGAATTCCAGGCAAAGGACCCCAGACACATCTGCCAGTGTCCAAGCTGCTCTGAAGCACACACTAATGtctctctcctcccctttcccttaGGTCTCATCCAGGTATGTTTCACTTGGTCCTCCTATACCTCATTTCAAGCCCACCCCTTCCCAGAAGTGCCATGAATTCTCAGTTCATCCTGCAGTCCCAAAGAGAATGTTTTCCTACCGTCCAATGTTGCGTGCCAGGGCCTGCTGGATTCCTCTGATATCCCGCTGCGTTTGTTCAATCTTCTCCATTGTCTGGAAGAGGCGGACACTCAGGGCCTTCTTGGTGCTCTTGCTAGCATGGTAGATCTCTTTGCTGTTCCTCTCTGGCAGTGccatccctccagccttctccccAGTGCTCTTCCCTCgcaatttctcatttaaaaagtcAAACACGTTGCGGGGAGGCTTGCGGCTGCCCGCAGGGGACTGTCCAGAGCTGTTTCCCTTTGCTCGGCATTTCCTCGATTTGCCTGGGTCTAGCTTCCcctgtttcttcttctgaagCACCTCAGCACACTGGTCGAGGGACTTCCCTCGAGGAAGTACCACAGCCTGCACCGGCTCCACTCGGCCCTCAGAATTCTTCCCTAACCCTGAGGAGAGACACCAAGCGATTACTGTGAGCGAGGACATCCCCTCTCAAGTCACCTCCCACCACAAGCTCACGCGGACAACTGCAAGCTTAGAACAAGTAAACAGGCTTTTGAGGTACAAAAAGCCATAACTACCATCCAAGTCAAGGGCAGCAGCAAAGGCCGCAGCATGGTGGATGCAGACGCTACGACAGGAGCCTTCTGCAGCACAAGATATGTGACAAAAAGGCCGAGGCCACCCATCAGGCCGGTTTCTGTGAAACTAGGTTCAGCCTCCCATTCTCAGCTTCTCAAGCCAGGTTCTTCTTAAAACTGGTTTGGTTCCTCTGGGAGAACTAGAGACAAATGTAAGTAGCAGACTGCCCTCCTAAAGCCCCCAAGGCTCAATACAATTTGTGTAGTGAGAAGCTAGTTCAGCAGGCTTTGAAGTCTGCGTCTAGAGCCAGGAGATGCTTTAACACAGACATCAGAAGCTTCATAGATCAGTTCCCTTGTACCTAAAGCCTTTGAACATCTCATACAGCAGTTCTCATGGCTTTAATCAGGAACTTGACCACGGTTCCAAATGCCTCCAATTTTTGCTATTACCACACAGAGGCTGGTGCACACATATGCCTGTACTTCGATTAAGTAAGTTATCCCTTCTTGCCTTCGAACACGCTGTGATTCGTCACACAGCTTGAACCTTATCTAACAGGGCCTTCCGCAGAGAAAAGTTTTAGCTTAATCCaaaatcttgtttttcttcactAGCTTTAAGATCCGCCAAAGCAGTTGGGCTCTCACAGCACCAGGACCGCCTTCTCCTCTTACCTTTTCCAAACTCATATCCCATTTGAACGAGCAGTTTGGAGCCAATACCACGAGTATGGGCTTCCCAGCCACCAAAAGAGGAACTGCACGCAGGAGTCCATTCCCCATTCTCTGGAACTCCTGAGTCTATCACTGTGGCACAGAAGAGAAGAATCAGCgaaacacagaaacaaagctgCTATGCAAACCTTCACCTGGGGCATGCACACAGCATGAAAAGCCTTCACAAAGCAGTGCAATATACTTCCCTCACCCTAGAATCATTCAGCAGTTCCTCCAGCCTTACTTGGTTCCTACTGAGCAGTCACCTTTTACGAAGGCTGCACAGTGAGTTACCTGAATGAGAGATCTCACTTGATTTAATGCACATACCATCTCATAGTTCCAGGCAGAATCATCCAGAattgcttcctttccttccttctaggATGGTCATACAGACTGACATACACCATCAAAGTAAAATTTGGCACAGCGGTGTCTAATACTTACTCTGTGCCTCCAGCTCATGTCTCTGGTATGAGGCTCCCCTAGGCCACAATGCTAATTTTGTGTTATTAGGATCCAATAATCTCTATTAGGCTAAACTAAAGAGCTCTAGGACCACAACTTTGTCCCTGTGGCGTAACTGTGGCACCAGCACAGGGACAGCACTGTCCATGTAATCTCAGCAAAGTCACTTGGGCTCTCTCTGTGCCAGCTCTCAATAGTAAAACAGGGCATGGCTGTTCCTGCAGCCTCATCGAGGCACTGGAAGGACCAAACACACACAATTACTGGGGTCTCATACTCTTGTGTCATGGAGCTACATGGAGTTCCCCGAGATGAGGAAGTCTCCAGATTCACTTATTAGCTCAACTCAGCCAGCCACATAAGAAACCAACTCAGAGCTTGAAACTCGGCTCTGAAATATCACACCCTGTTCTTTCACGTGTTGGAAGTTCCCATGGAAACCTCCAACCTTCATTAGCCCAGTAATTTGCATAAACCAGAGATTTTAGTTTGCAATTGTAACATAATAGCTAATTACTGTTTTCTATCTTTCAGCAACATATAAAGAGATTAGCTACTCTTTCATCAGAGGTGAGACACTTAGAATGAAAGCTCCGGGAGAGTAACTCAGCAGGTCCCAGAGAAAGGCAGACCTAGACCGCTTTTGCTCACACCGTCCCCACTTTCTCACCTTTAGCATAACCAGAATCATCAACACTGTCTTCATCAGACTCGGCAGATTCAGCACCATCTTCACTTCGCAGTGGGGGAATGACACTGTCTCCTTCCACAACAGCTTCCTTGAGCAGCAGAGAATCAAACTTCACGGTGTAGTAACCACTGTCGATGtctacagaaggaaaagcaaggaaCAAGAGTTCAAGTAAGTCTCCAATATGCAACTGGCAGAGGGCTTTCTAAAACAGAGTTAGCTCCAGTGGAACGACATGGGAGAGGGGGAAGGCCcaaggaaaacatgtttttaaaaattctgtttcttctttgtgATTTAGTTTTCTGTCTGGGAGGGAGAAGCACCCACTGCAATGAAAGCTATTTCCACAATGCCTGTGTTGAATActtaaatgtttatttctaagAATGAAGAAAGATGGGCTGCTGAGAAATGGAATTAAAGAGAAGTTAGACTTACTCCCCTCTGACCTAATAATTgtcaaagaaagatggaaagagagACTAAACCCCCACCCATCGCAGGACATAGGGAAGCCTGTATCAGCAGCTGATGGGCAGGGGCAGCTCCCCCACCATTTGTTTAAACAAGAGCAGATTATTGCAATTCTAACCTAATACGCACACCAATTCCTGCAATACCTGCCTCTTCCCTTTTGGTGCAGTTAATGACCATGTAGTCATTTCCTTCCCACATTCCTGCTCTTTATGTCTTCTTTTTGTATAAGGCCCTCCTGTTTCCTAGCCTATTCCCTTCCCAATCCTGACAAAGTTCAGACCGTTTTCTCAGCTATGTCGAGATTTTCAGTTTAGGGCTGCAGCTACATAGTTAATGTTTTTCTATCATCAACCAAAATAGTCAAGTTTTACATCCACTTAAGCATCAGCCTTCATTTTCCACACAGAATCCTGGCAGTGCACTGAAACACGACTCaccagttatttttgcagtgtacCATATTCCATCGCTGTGTTTCGCCAGGCAGGCTGAGCCCACCTCCAGCGTGCTCAGATTGGGCTCCTGAAATGGCTGAAGCTCTTCCACAGAGACCACTTGACCATGGGAAAACCTGCCAGGGAAGGTGGAAGAGGAATTATCTCTACCTCATTTGAGCAGGCTTTAAATAAAAACTCCTTCTCTCCTTAAAGGAAATGCAAATGAGTCCTCAGTGGTGATGAATCTTTACCAGTAATTATGGAAGTTCTACCATGCACTATTTCAATTACAAAAGATATTCATTTTTCATCTTAAACATATTATTTATGTGACATAACAAAGAATGCATCCCACCCCAGAGAATTAAGCTCTCCTTGCTAGTGACACATCCAGTAACAAAGTTCACGGGTCCTTTGAGATAAACAGGACCACTCAGACACGCAGGTCTCTAggtcaacctcctgctcaaagcacaaCCAACTTCAAAGACTAATCAGGTTGCTCAAGACTTTATCTAGTTAAGTTCTGAAGATCTCCAAAGATaagagactctacaacctctccgTGCAACTGGAACGTATGCACTATCGACAGACAAGCTTTGgtgttttattttacaatactTAATCGGTTATTAATTTAGCCAGTTGCCTGATTATGTAAAATCTCTCCAGCCTTCCCATGAGATTTTCCACTTCATCTCTGCATTACCTAAAGAAAACAGCCAAACCGATGCTACTGCTTGccataacacattttaaaaacataaacaaaaaggcaaattttCATTGGGTAAAAAAGCCAAACACGGTACTTTCAGAGGAGGTTTATCCCTTTGAACGGCAAGGCCGTTAGCGACAGGAAGGACAAAAaccccctcccacccctttttcttttttaccgaCAGTTCTCTTTAAATCTGCATTTGTCATCCAAGAAGAATGGGCACGGCTTCAGAGACTTGTGAGTTGGATAGAGGTACAGCACTCTGACTCCTGCACTGCCGTCTTCTAAGTCCTCTGTCCCCACAATCATGGCATTATGGTACTCCAGGGTGCCCCAAGAACTGTAGTAAGGGGCTTTAACCTTCATCCCACtcaattcctcctcctcttctctgtcAGACGACTCCTCCTCTTCACTGTACTTTGATTCACTTTTGTCATCAGTTTCTTCATCTCTCTTTGATGATATCCTATCATCATTAGCTGAAGGCTTCTCATCAGTTCCGAGCTCAGCAATGGCTTCCTTAAAAGCAGCGTACTCCTCATCTTGGGCAGAACTGTCTGGGTTGGTGTCCTGCTCCGGAAGACctactggggaggaggaggaggaggcatttgTATCTAAAGTAGCCAGAAGTTTGCTCTTTTTCACTGACACCAGGCTGGATTCAGTCAGCTCTATCAGCTGCTTTAAATCTTCCTGCAACTGAATCAAGTCCGACTGCTGCGATGGGTCCAGGCCTGCCCCTAAAGCCAGCTCCACTTGCTGCAGCTGGGCATTGTAGGTCTGAATGGCTGCTTCCAGACTCTCTTCATCCATTATCAGCAAAATAAAGGTGTGTTTAACAGCGTCCTTTCCAGGAACTCAGAACATATTCGAAGAGTTTACTTAAGATGAGCAACTTTTTGGATAACAAGCCCTTGTCCGCAGAAGCTACCATCTACCCCGCCGTCCCGCTTCCTCCCTTGGAAGTAACCAGGCCGGTGCTCCCGCAGCAAACAGGCGGTGAAGGGCGATGAGAGAGTCCAAGAATAGGCcggtccctgccctcccccgccACGGCGCCCGCTCGAGCCCACCGGGCCCACACACGGCACCGCTCCGCCCGCAGCCCGGGCGATCGCGGCGCGACCCCTCCGCCACGGGGCTGGCAGCAACTCCCCGACCTGACCCTGACTCGGCCTCCCCACTCGCCCCTCGGCTCCCCCTTCCCCTACTGTACCGCCGCCATGACACCCCACCAACTTCCGGCTCCTCCAGCACCCCCACTTCCGGCTTCTTTAGCCTACGCCTTACGCCACTCAGCAACGAGCCCGCCCCCCACCACTGCGCTTGCGCACTCGTCGCCTCCTGGCCGTCCGCGGCGCTAAGCATCCTGGGAGTTGTAGTCCACCCAGCCGCCCCCGCGCCGACCCCGCAGCGGCGCGAGAACTACGTTTCCCAGAGTGCCGCGCGAGGGACGGCGCCGGCGGCCGGCGCCGATGGGAAGCGTTAAAGGGGCTGTGTGGCGGGAGGTGTCTCCGGTTCCCGGTGAGGGGCCGCCGGTTTCGGGTACTGTCCTTCGCCTTCCGCGCTCGGGAGACGGCAAGAGCCGCGGTGGGTGCTCGCAAGGCACGGTGGGGCTTGAGGGAGGGCCTGCGAGGCGCCGCCGGCCCGGGACCTGACCCTGACCCTGGCCCCGGGCCGTGAGGGGGGAAATGGCGGTGAGGCTCGGTTTGTCCCTTCTGCCCTGTCAGGCTGTgacagggaaagggggggggagggggatttcCCTCATGTAGGTGGAGCGGGCCGGTAGCTGGGCACGTCTACGATCGTTTGCTGGCCCGAAAGGGGAGCGGGccgggtgtggggggggtgggtttgtCCCCAGCCTGCGGCCTCGCTGCCTTCCCGGGGGGCGGCGTGAGCCTGCCCCTCTTGCACAGCTGGAGACGAAGGGTCCCCCCTCGCTCGGcaggtacctgggggggggggggggggggggtaaataaGGCCCCTGCGCCCTGTCGTCACTCTGAGTACTCCAGCCTGAGAAATCCCTTACTTCTGGTCTGGAAcaccttgggtttttt belongs to Accipiter gentilis chromosome 14, bAccGen1.1, whole genome shotgun sequence and includes:
- the ZGPAT gene encoding zinc finger CCCH-type with G patch domain-containing protein, whose product is MDEESLEAAIQTYNAQLQQVELALGAGLDPSQQSDLIQLQEDLKQLIELTESSLVSVKKSKLLATLDTNASSSSSPVGLPEQDTNPDSSAQDEEYAAFKEAIAELGTDEKPSANDDRISSKRDEETDDKSESKYSEEEESSDREEEEELSGMKVKAPYYSSWGTLEYHNAMIVGTEDLEDGSAGVRVLYLYPTHKSLKPCPFFLDDKCRFKENCRFSHGQVVSVEELQPFQEPNLSTLEVGSACLAKHSDGIWYTAKITDIDSGYYTVKFDSLLLKEAVVEGDSVIPPLRSEDGAESAESDEDSVDDSGYAKVIDSGVPENGEWTPACSSSFGGWEAHTRGIGSKLLVQMGYEFGKGLGKNSEGRVEPVQAVVLPRGKSLDQCAEVLQKKKQGKLDPGKSRKCRAKGNSSGQSPAGSRKPPRNVFDFLNEKLRGKSTGEKAGGMALPERNSKEIYHASKSTKKALSVRLFQTMEKIEQTQRDIRGIQQALARNIGRHSIATAQLEEKLANAHKQLGQLQAQEASLQREQKKADTHKKMTEF